A genomic segment from Bradyrhizobium diazoefficiens USDA 110 encodes:
- a CDS encoding DUF488 domain-containing protein, which yields MAKAKKLFTIGYEQTPPKAVLDELEQAGVKLVVDVRAVTSSRRPGFSKKQLSADLDERGIAYVHLAALGTPKEGRLAARSGQYDVLEKIYSKHLKTPQAREEMDELSALVKKAGPVCLLCYERDHTHCHRQMIAEVIEERDGVTVRNLAGRQV from the coding sequence CGAAGAAGCTCTTCACCATCGGTTATGAGCAGACGCCGCCCAAGGCCGTGCTCGACGAGCTGGAGCAGGCCGGCGTCAAGCTGGTCGTTGACGTGCGCGCGGTGACCTCGTCGCGCCGGCCGGGGTTTTCCAAGAAGCAGCTGTCGGCAGACCTCGACGAACGCGGCATCGCCTATGTCCATCTCGCCGCGCTCGGCACGCCCAAGGAGGGACGCCTTGCCGCGCGCAGCGGGCAGTACGACGTGCTGGAAAAGATCTACTCGAAGCACCTGAAGACGCCGCAGGCCAGGGAAGAGATGGACGAGCTCTCGGCGCTGGTGAAGAAGGCGGGGCCCGTGTGCCTGCTCTGCTACGAGCGCGACCACACCCACTGCCACCGCCAGATGATCGCGGAGGTGATCGAGGAGCGGGATGGTGTGACGGTGAGGAATTTGGCGGGGCGGCAGGTTTAG
- a CDS encoding PhzF family phenazine biosynthesis protein produces MQRRYITVDVFTDRAFGGNQLAVVLDAGGLSTTQMQAIATEFNYSETTFVLPPRDKANDAEVRIFTPVRELPFAGHPNVGTAFVLATIAREPKPRLLFEEKAGLVPVEIVREQGRVVSTELTAPQPLARLATCSAEEVAACISLTAEDIKIDRHAPQVVGVGTPFVVAEVGSREAVRRAKPDAAAFSRMLPRDGAFSVYFYTRDVPAAEAPCERQARMFFPGASGLIEDPATGSATVAAAALFADLDPARDGELKLTIGQGFDMGRPSLLLTRVRKQDGKIVSAHVGGSCVQMMEGTFRLEGEG; encoded by the coding sequence ATGCAGCGCCGCTACATCACCGTCGACGTGTTCACCGACCGCGCCTTCGGCGGCAACCAGCTCGCCGTGGTGCTCGATGCCGGCGGCTTGTCGACGACGCAGATGCAGGCGATCGCGACCGAGTTCAACTATTCCGAGACGACCTTCGTGCTGCCGCCGCGCGACAAGGCGAACGATGCGGAGGTGCGCATCTTCACGCCGGTGCGGGAGCTGCCCTTTGCCGGTCACCCCAATGTCGGCACCGCCTTCGTGCTGGCGACGATCGCAAGGGAGCCCAAGCCGCGCCTGCTGTTCGAGGAGAAGGCGGGGCTCGTGCCGGTCGAGATCGTACGGGAGCAGGGCAGGGTGGTCAGCACCGAGCTGACCGCGCCGCAGCCGCTGGCCCGCCTCGCGACATGTTCCGCCGAAGAGGTCGCGGCCTGCATCTCCCTGACCGCGGAGGATATCAAGATCGATCGCCATGCCCCGCAGGTCGTCGGCGTTGGAACGCCCTTCGTGGTGGCGGAAGTGGGGTCGCGTGAGGCCGTGCGGCGGGCCAAGCCTGATGCTGCGGCGTTCAGCCGGATGTTGCCGCGCGATGGCGCCTTCTCGGTCTATTTCTACACGCGCGACGTGCCGGCGGCGGAAGCGCCATGCGAGCGGCAGGCGCGGATGTTCTTCCCCGGCGCCAGCGGCCTGATCGAGGACCCCGCCACCGGCAGCGCCACGGTCGCCGCCGCCGCGCTGTTCGCCGATCTCGATCCCGCGCGCGATGGCGAGTTGAAGCTCACCATCGGCCAGGGTTTCGACATGGGCCGTCCGAGCCTGCTCCTGACGCGCGTGCGCAAGCAGGATGGCAAGATCGTCTCCGCCCACGTCGGCGGCAGCTGCGTGCAGATGATGGAGGGGACGTTTAGGCTGGAGGGGGAGGGGTAG
- a CDS encoding amidohydrolase family protein has protein sequence MTLSQRGLTRRQFGAGLASLVTLAATTASSEAALPTIDTHAHVFHRGLKLAPGRRYAPDYDAPLSLYLEQLDRNGMSNGVLVQPSFLGTDNSYLVACLKEAGGRLRGIAVVDPAVSADELRMLDRAGIVGIRLNLVGQPLPDLAAGEWKTLLASVKVMGWQVEIQRNAADLAALAPQLLDLGVAVVLDHYALPDPKLGVDDPGFQSVLKLGATRNVWVKISAPYRNGAAGESFAKQAYPLLRKAYGLDRLLWGRDWPHTQFEASQAYEKNRQFLDTLITDQSERAQVLASPYQLFRF, from the coding sequence ATGACATTGTCCCAGCGCGGCCTGACGCGCCGCCAGTTTGGCGCGGGCCTCGCATCGCTCGTGACGCTGGCCGCGACCACAGCCAGCAGTGAGGCGGCCTTGCCGACGATCGATACCCACGCCCATGTCTTTCACCGCGGCCTCAAGCTGGCGCCGGGCCGGCGCTATGCGCCGGACTACGACGCGCCGCTGTCGCTCTATCTGGAGCAGCTCGACCGCAACGGCATGTCCAATGGCGTGCTGGTGCAGCCGAGCTTTCTCGGCACCGACAATTCCTATCTGGTTGCATGCCTGAAAGAGGCGGGCGGCCGCCTGCGCGGCATCGCCGTCGTCGATCCCGCTGTTAGCGCGGACGAGCTGCGCATGCTCGATCGCGCCGGCATCGTCGGCATTCGCCTCAATCTCGTCGGCCAGCCCTTGCCCGATCTCGCTGCCGGCGAATGGAAGACGTTGCTCGCGAGCGTGAAAGTGATGGGCTGGCAGGTCGAAATCCAGCGCAACGCGGCCGATCTCGCCGCGCTTGCGCCGCAGCTTCTGGACCTCGGCGTTGCAGTCGTGCTCGATCACTACGCGCTGCCCGATCCAAAGCTCGGTGTCGACGATCCCGGCTTCCAGTCCGTGCTGAAGCTCGGCGCAACGCGAAACGTCTGGGTCAAGATCTCGGCGCCGTATCGCAATGGCGCGGCCGGCGAGAGCTTTGCGAAGCAAGCCTATCCGCTGCTGCGCAAAGCTTACGGCCTCGATCGCCTGTTGTGGGGCCGCGACTGGCCGCACACGCAGTTCGAGGCGTCGCAGGCTTACGAAAAGAACCGGCAGTTTCTCGATACGCTGATCACTGATCAGAGCGAGCGTGCGCAAGTGCTGGCATCGCCGTATCAGCTCTTCCGCTTCTGA
- a CDS encoding MFS transporter, producing the protein MSNWYSESSPLERRTFWASFGGWALDALDVQMFGLAIPALIAAFGISKADAGLLGSVTLFFGAFGGWLGGALGDRFGRVKALQITVATFALATFACAFAMTYTQLLILKAVQGLGFGAEWACGAVLMAEIIRPEHRGKALGSVQSAWAVGWGAAVLLSALVFTYAPTEIAWRLLFALGLLPALLIIFIRRGLKEPPRAIASEKTPFLATLSGIFHRDVLRATLIGGLFGIGAHGGYAALTTFLPTYLREVRHLSVLGSSGYLAVIIVAFFCGCLASGIISDRIGRRVNVAFFACACIITVLIYIFAPLTDGEMLVLGFPLGFFSAGIPASMAALFSELYPAGVRGTGVGFCYNFGRIVSAAFPFLVGFLSDHIGLGPAIGIDAAFAYSLVLIAVLLLPETRGKVFEQAAATRA; encoded by the coding sequence ATGTCGAACTGGTACAGCGAAAGCTCGCCGCTGGAGCGGCGCACGTTCTGGGCAAGCTTTGGCGGCTGGGCGCTGGATGCGCTCGACGTCCAGATGTTCGGCCTTGCCATCCCCGCGCTGATCGCGGCGTTCGGCATCAGCAAGGCCGATGCCGGCCTGCTCGGCTCGGTCACGCTGTTCTTCGGCGCGTTCGGCGGCTGGCTCGGCGGTGCGCTCGGCGACCGCTTCGGCCGCGTCAAGGCGCTTCAGATCACGGTTGCGACCTTCGCACTCGCGACCTTCGCCTGCGCATTCGCGATGACCTACACCCAGCTCCTGATCCTGAAAGCGGTCCAGGGCCTCGGCTTCGGCGCCGAATGGGCCTGCGGCGCGGTGCTGATGGCCGAGATCATCCGCCCCGAGCATCGCGGCAAGGCGCTCGGCTCGGTGCAGAGCGCCTGGGCCGTGGGCTGGGGCGCAGCCGTGCTGCTGTCGGCGCTGGTCTTCACCTATGCGCCCACTGAGATCGCCTGGCGGCTGCTGTTCGCGCTCGGGCTGTTGCCGGCGCTGCTCATCATCTTCATCCGCCGCGGATTGAAGGAGCCGCCGCGCGCCATCGCCAGCGAAAAGACGCCGTTCCTCGCGACGCTCTCGGGCATCTTCCATCGCGACGTGTTGCGCGCGACGCTGATCGGCGGCCTGTTCGGCATCGGCGCCCATGGCGGCTACGCGGCGCTCACCACCTTCCTGCCGACTTACTTGCGCGAAGTGCGGCATCTGTCGGTGCTGGGCTCGAGCGGCTATCTCGCCGTGATCATCGTCGCCTTCTTCTGCGGCTGCCTGGCGAGCGGCATCATCAGCGACCGCATCGGTCGCCGGGTCAACGTCGCGTTCTTCGCCTGCGCCTGCATCATCACCGTGCTGATCTACATCTTCGCGCCGCTGACCGATGGCGAGATGCTGGTGCTCGGCTTCCCGCTCGGCTTCTTCTCCGCCGGCATCCCAGCCAGCATGGCGGCGCTGTTCAGCGAACTCTATCCGGCCGGCGTGCGCGGCACCGGCGTCGGCTTCTGCTACAATTTCGGCCGCATCGTCTCCGCCGCGTTCCCGTTCCTGGTCGGCTTCCTCAGCGATCATATCGGGCTTGGACCTGCGATCGGCATCGATGCGGCCTTCGCCTATTCGCTGGTGCTGATCGCGGTGCTGCTGCTGCCCGAAACCCGCGGCAAGGTCTTTGAACAAGCCGCCGCAACGCGCGCCTGA
- a CDS encoding GntR family transcriptional regulator, translated as MNSAPLDDRLPRYQRLRDDLAARINRNEWRPGEPIPSEAELAAHYGVAIGTVRKAIDQLVADAVLERQQGRGTFVRRARFNSSLFRFFRFQSESGERRVPKSRIIRRKSVPATSAVASALRIPVGEPVISLSRLRLIDDVPLLAEEIWLQQSRFAPILDIDTAEFGDLLYPLYEERCGEVVVSAEEILTVETANEMQARLLRLEAHAPLIVIERLALDLERRPIEWRRSRGPANRFRYHAEIR; from the coding sequence ATGAATTCAGCGCCGCTCGACGACCGCCTGCCACGCTACCAGCGCCTGCGCGACGACCTCGCCGCGCGGATCAACCGCAATGAATGGCGGCCGGGCGAGCCGATCCCGTCGGAAGCCGAGTTGGCTGCGCATTACGGCGTTGCCATCGGCACCGTGCGCAAGGCGATCGACCAGCTCGTCGCGGATGCCGTGCTGGAGCGCCAGCAGGGCCGCGGCACCTTCGTGCGCCGCGCGCGCTTCAACTCCTCGCTGTTCCGCTTCTTTCGCTTCCAGTCGGAGAGCGGCGAGCGGCGCGTGCCGAAGAGCCGCATCATCAGGCGCAAGAGCGTGCCGGCGACATCGGCGGTCGCATCCGCACTCCGCATCCCGGTCGGCGAGCCCGTGATCAGCCTGTCGCGCCTGCGCCTGATTGACGACGTCCCGCTGCTCGCCGAAGAGATCTGGCTGCAGCAATCGCGCTTTGCGCCGATCCTCGACATCGACACAGCCGAGTTCGGCGACCTCCTGTATCCGCTCTACGAGGAGCGCTGCGGCGAGGTCGTGGTCTCCGCCGAGGAAATCCTGACGGTCGAGACCGCCAACGAGATGCAGGCACGCCTGCTGCGGCTCGAGGCGCATGCGCCTCTGATTGTCATCGAGCGTCTCGCGCTCGACCTCGAACGGCGGCCGATCGAATGGCGCCGTTCGCGCGGGCCGGCCAACCGCTTCCGCTACCACGCCGAGATCAGGTGA
- a CDS encoding adenylate/guanylate cyclase domain-containing protein, whose translation MVKFASRKARQHAALSEDFERELTREVLRTELLRVRTLIITGCVMILFLTSTFLIDPALVNRVWRGTEGLVREYILLGGFILFEVWIHSQIRRNLKLDRDLPVIRRYVGAFIETSLPTIILILQIRSMGASQALGFVLPLVYFIFIILSTLRLDFWLSTFTGFVAAAELLAVALYYNSASEAGEPLIYFHAVRSTVILVCGVLAGSVGAQLRRQFAASIAAATARDRVTNLFGQHVSPQVVERLMAEGTSAAGDLRRVAVMFVDFRGFTAGAQSRTPQEVVDRLDGAFAVLVDILDRQGGIVNKFLGDGFLALFGAPLEASDAAHRAVAAGREMLAAMDRINAETSWPLRIGIGIHFGEVVAGNIGSPRRKEYTVIGDTVNFASRLEALNKEFGSQLLISASVREALGDDGEDAVALGEVEVRGYEQKVAVFQLG comes from the coding sequence ATGGTCAAGTTTGCGAGCAGGAAAGCGCGGCAACACGCCGCCTTGTCGGAGGACTTCGAGCGCGAGCTGACGCGGGAAGTGCTGCGCACCGAGCTGTTGCGGGTGCGGACACTGATCATCACCGGCTGCGTCATGATCTTGTTCCTCACCTCAACCTTCCTGATCGACCCCGCTCTGGTGAACCGGGTCTGGCGCGGGACGGAGGGCCTCGTCCGCGAATACATCCTCTTGGGAGGTTTCATCCTCTTCGAAGTCTGGATCCACAGCCAGATCAGGCGAAACCTCAAGCTCGATCGCGACCTGCCGGTGATCAGGCGCTACGTCGGCGCCTTTATCGAAACGTCGCTGCCGACGATCATCCTGATCCTGCAGATCCGCAGCATGGGTGCGAGCCAGGCGCTCGGTTTCGTGCTGCCGCTGGTCTATTTCATCTTCATCATTCTTTCGACGCTGCGGCTCGACTTCTGGCTGTCAACCTTCACGGGATTTGTGGCCGCAGCCGAACTCCTGGCCGTCGCGCTATATTACAACTCGGCGAGCGAGGCCGGTGAACCCCTGATCTACTTCCACGCCGTGCGCAGCACGGTCATTCTTGTCTGCGGCGTGCTCGCCGGCTCCGTCGGTGCGCAGCTGCGGCGGCAATTCGCCGCGAGCATTGCGGCTGCCACCGCGCGCGACCGGGTCACCAATCTGTTCGGCCAGCACGTCTCGCCGCAGGTGGTGGAGCGGCTGATGGCGGAGGGGACGAGCGCGGCCGGCGACCTCCGCCGCGTCGCGGTGATGTTCGTCGATTTCCGCGGCTTCACCGCCGGGGCGCAGTCGCGCACCCCGCAGGAGGTGGTCGACCGGCTCGATGGCGCCTTCGCGGTGCTGGTCGACATCCTCGACCGCCAGGGCGGCATCGTGAACAAGTTTCTCGGCGACGGCTTCCTCGCGCTGTTCGGCGCGCCGCTGGAGGCCTCCGACGCCGCGCACCGCGCGGTCGCCGCGGGCCGCGAGATGCTGGCCGCGATGGACCGCATCAATGCGGAGACGAGCTGGCCGCTGCGGATCGGCATCGGCATCCATTTCGGCGAGGTCGTCGCCGGCAATATCGGTTCGCCCCGGCGCAAGGAGTACACGGTGATCGGCGACACCGTGAACTTTGCCTCGCGGCTGGAGGCGCTGAACAAGGAGTTCGGCTCGCAGCTGCTGATCTCGGCGTCCGTGCGCGAGGCGCTCGGCGATGACGGCGAGGATGCTGTCGCGCTCGGCGAAGTCGAGGTGCGCGGCTACGAGCAGAAGGTGGCGGTGTTTCAGCTCGGGTAG
- a CDS encoding ABC transporter permease: MSTVDHPAPAREIRERFGFLRRSYAMLIKEFIQLRRDRVSFAMIVMLPVMQLMLFGYAINTTPHHLPSAVLLQEDSDLTRSILKALENTAYFRFIYEVHDVDDFDNLLKSGKVLFGVEIPRGFERAVRRGDKPALLVAADATDPVAASSAIGSLGMVVQTALKHDLYIGNPPEMPFEIRAHARYNPAAASSLNIVPGLVGTILTMTMLIFTALSVTREVERGTMESLLSMPIKPVEVMFGKIIPYVLVGFVQAFLIISIGVGLFGVPVLGNLFLLALLSTLFITTNLSIGYTISTVVQNQLQAMQMSMMFFLPSILLSGFMFPFAGMPAWAQYVGEALPLTHYLRIVRAIMLKGASMQNLQFDALALAALMLIAMTIAVTRFRRTLD; encoded by the coding sequence ATGAGCACCGTCGATCATCCGGCTCCCGCACGCGAAATCCGCGAGCGCTTCGGCTTCCTGCGACGCTCCTATGCGATGCTGATCAAGGAGTTCATCCAGCTGAGGCGCGATCGCGTCTCGTTCGCGATGATCGTGATGCTGCCGGTGATGCAGCTCATGCTGTTCGGCTATGCCATCAACACCACGCCGCACCATCTGCCGAGCGCCGTGCTGCTCCAGGAGGACTCCGATCTCACCCGCTCGATCCTGAAGGCGCTGGAGAACACCGCCTATTTCCGTTTCATCTACGAGGTGCACGACGTCGACGATTTCGACAATCTGCTGAAATCCGGCAAGGTCCTGTTCGGCGTCGAGATCCCGCGCGGATTCGAACGGGCGGTGCGGCGCGGCGACAAGCCGGCGCTGCTGGTCGCGGCCGACGCCACCGATCCGGTCGCGGCGAGCTCGGCGATCGGCTCGCTCGGCATGGTCGTGCAGACCGCGCTCAAGCACGATCTCTATATCGGCAATCCCCCGGAGATGCCGTTCGAGATCCGGGCGCATGCGCGCTACAATCCGGCCGCAGCGTCGAGCCTCAACATCGTGCCGGGTCTCGTCGGCACCATCCTCACCATGACCATGCTGATCTTCACCGCGCTCTCGGTCACGCGCGAGGTCGAGCGCGGCACCATGGAGAGTCTGCTGTCGATGCCGATCAAGCCGGTCGAGGTGATGTTCGGCAAGATCATCCCTTACGTACTGGTCGGCTTCGTCCAGGCCTTCCTGATCATCAGCATCGGCGTCGGCCTGTTCGGCGTGCCCGTGCTTGGCAATCTGTTCCTGCTCGCGCTGCTCTCGACGCTGTTCATCACCACCAACCTGTCGATCGGCTACACGATCTCGACCGTCGTGCAGAACCAGCTCCAGGCCATGCAGATGTCGATGATGTTCTTCCTGCCGAGCATTCTGCTGTCCGGCTTCATGTTCCCGTTCGCCGGCATGCCGGCCTGGGCGCAATATGTCGGCGAGGCCTTGCCGCTGACCCATTATTTGCGCATCGTCCGCGCCATCATGCTGAAGGGGGCGAGCATGCAGAATCTGCAGTTCGACGCGCTGGCGCTGGCGGCCCTGATGCTGATCGCCATGACCATCGCCGTGACGCGCTTCCGCCGTACGCTAGATTGA
- a CDS encoding ABC transporter ATP-binding protein, whose amino-acid sequence MNGGNGIAIDVKGLTKSFGGREVVHDLSMQVKRGSIYGFLGPNGSGKTTTIRILCGLLTPDSGEGTCLGYDIRRDAEKIKRQVGYMTQRFSLYQDLSVRENLEFVARLYGLADPRDAARDMIKRIGLSGREEQLAGELSGGWKQRLALGACTLPNPQLLLLDEPTAGVDPKARRDFWNEIHALAADGLTVLVSTHYMDEAERCHEIAYIAYGHLLAHGTVEEVIAKSALTTYTVTGEDLNGLTAELTGKPGIDMVAPFGTSLHVSGRDVAALEASIAPWREKSGLHWQSSHPSLEDVFIELMSRSKDNFQ is encoded by the coding sequence ATGAACGGCGGCAACGGCATCGCAATCGACGTCAAGGGCCTGACGAAGTCGTTCGGCGGCCGCGAGGTCGTGCACGATCTGTCGATGCAGGTGAAGCGCGGCTCGATCTACGGCTTCCTCGGTCCCAACGGCTCGGGCAAGACCACCACCATCCGCATCCTCTGCGGCCTGCTCACGCCCGACAGCGGCGAGGGGACGTGCCTCGGCTACGACATCCGGCGCGATGCCGAAAAGATCAAGCGCCAGGTCGGCTACATGACCCAGCGCTTCAGCCTGTACCAGGACCTCTCGGTGCGCGAGAACCTCGAATTCGTGGCACGGCTCTATGGCCTTGCCGATCCACGCGACGCGGCGCGCGACATGATCAAGCGGATCGGGCTTTCGGGGCGCGAGGAGCAGCTCGCTGGCGAGCTCTCCGGCGGCTGGAAGCAGCGGCTGGCGTTAGGTGCCTGCACGCTGCCCAATCCGCAATTGCTGCTGCTGGACGAGCCGACCGCCGGCGTCGACCCCAAGGCGCGGCGCGATTTCTGGAACGAGATCCACGCGCTCGCCGCCGACGGCCTCACCGTGCTGGTCTCGACCCACTACATGGACGAAGCCGAGCGCTGCCACGAGATCGCCTATATCGCCTACGGCCATCTGCTCGCGCACGGCACGGTGGAGGAGGTGATCGCGAAATCCGCGCTGACGACCTACACCGTGACGGGTGAGGATTTGAACGGGCTCACCGCCGAGCTTACCGGCAAGCCCGGAATCGACATGGTGGCACCGTTCGGCACCTCGTTGCACGTCTCGGGGCGCGACGTCGCCGCGCTCGAAGCCAGCATCGCGCCGTGGCGCGAGAAGAGCGGCCTGCACTGGCAGAGCTCGCATCCTTCGCTCGAAGACGTGTTCATCGAACTGATGAGCCGCTCCAAGGACAATTTCCAATGA
- a CDS encoding HlyD family secretion protein, translated as MRSSQVIFRFALAVLLATALAACKEKRDPGFQGWVEADMIFVSPDEAGRVTKLNIREGDEVKVGDALYSVDDDLQLADLNQNKATLANAQQTYDRAASLNKTGSGTQANLDSAVSALRVAEARVATSETRMARRRGFAPVAGTIQQIYFREGEMVAAQRPVLSIMPPGNMKLRFFVPETELPKLAIGDTVRIGCDNCAADLTAKIYFIATSAEYTPPVIYSLDERNKLVYLIQARPSRPDALRVGQPIDVYLNPKTPVADKR; from the coding sequence ATGAGGTCGTCGCAAGTAATTTTCAGATTTGCATTGGCCGTCCTGCTCGCAACCGCGCTGGCGGCTTGCAAGGAGAAGCGCGATCCCGGCTTCCAGGGCTGGGTCGAGGCCGACATGATCTTCGTCAGCCCGGACGAAGCCGGCCGCGTGACGAAGCTGAACATCCGCGAGGGTGACGAGGTCAAGGTCGGCGACGCCCTCTATTCCGTCGACGACGATCTCCAGCTTGCCGATCTCAACCAGAACAAGGCGACGCTGGCCAACGCGCAGCAGACCTATGACCGTGCGGCCTCGCTGAACAAGACCGGTTCGGGCACGCAGGCCAATCTCGATTCCGCCGTCTCCGCCCTCCGCGTGGCGGAAGCGCGGGTGGCGACGTCGGAGACGCGGATGGCGCGGCGCAGGGGCTTTGCGCCGGTCGCCGGCACCATCCAGCAGATCTATTTCCGCGAGGGCGAGATGGTGGCGGCGCAGCGGCCGGTGCTCTCGATCATGCCGCCCGGCAACATGAAGCTGCGCTTCTTCGTGCCGGAGACCGAGCTGCCCAAGCTTGCGATCGGCGACACGGTCCGGATCGGCTGCGACAATTGCGCGGCCGACCTGACCGCAAAGATCTATTTCATCGCGACCTCGGCGGAATACACCCCGCCGGTGATCTACAGCCTCGATGAGCGCAACAAGCTCGTCTACCTGATCCAGGCGCGGCCCTCGCGCCCCGATGCCTTGCGGGTCGGGCAGCCGATCGACGTCTATCTCAATCCAAAAACTCCGGTGGCGGACAAGCGATGA
- a CDS encoding TetR/AcrR family transcriptional regulator, translated as MTKKPTKAAAASAAQAGSQMLEAAPASNRATRAAERRAAIVEAAMEEFIARGFAATRLDDIARRAGVAKGTIYLHFKDKESMFEELVRVVIVPVVARLTTLPPPVGSVRDLIEAFAGNFLKEVIGTRRGDLVRLIVAEGPRFPSVADFYYREVVSRGVAAMRALIELGIARGEIREKDLARYPQILIAPAMIAVIWQSLFERHAPLDARDMLRVHLDLIFGERRTT; from the coding sequence ATGACGAAGAAGCCCACCAAAGCCGCCGCGGCATCTGCAGCCCAGGCTGGGAGCCAAATGCTCGAAGCCGCGCCCGCCTCGAACCGTGCCACCCGCGCGGCGGAGCGGCGTGCGGCGATCGTGGAGGCGGCGATGGAGGAGTTCATTGCGCGCGGCTTTGCCGCGACGCGGCTCGACGACATCGCCAGACGTGCCGGCGTCGCCAAGGGCACGATCTACCTGCACTTCAAGGACAAGGAATCGATGTTCGAGGAGCTGGTGCGCGTCGTGATCGTGCCTGTGGTGGCGCGGCTGACGACGTTGCCGCCGCCGGTGGGCTCGGTGCGCGACCTCATCGAAGCCTTCGCCGGCAACTTCCTCAAGGAGGTGATCGGCACCAGGCGCGGTGATCTCGTGCGCCTGATCGTGGCGGAGGGGCCGCGCTTTCCCTCCGTCGCCGACTTCTACTACCGCGAGGTGGTCTCGCGCGGCGTTGCCGCCATGCGCGCGCTGATCGAGCTTGGCATCGCCCGCGGCGAGATCCGCGAGAAGGACCTTGCGCGCTATCCGCAGATCCTGATCGCACCTGCGATGATCGCGGTGATCTGGCAAAGCCTGTTTGAGCGCCACGCGCCGCTCGACGCGCGGGACATGCTGCGCGTCCATCTCGATTTGATTTTTGGCGAACGGAGGACGACATGA
- a CDS encoding ArsR/SmtB family transcription factor: MIEAAPNPVTTVMRALADPTRRAVFERVFESKEISVAELTRGSGVTQGAISQHLKSLKQAGLVAERAEGRNVYYRAAPQGLEPLVTWMDHYGVFWRERFQNLRDLLKEIDP, encoded by the coding sequence ATGATCGAAGCCGCCCCAAACCCTGTCACCACCGTGATGCGCGCCCTCGCCGATCCGACCCGCCGCGCCGTGTTCGAACGCGTCTTCGAGAGCAAGGAGATCAGCGTCGCCGAGCTGACGCGCGGCAGTGGCGTGACGCAAGGCGCGATCTCGCAACACCTGAAGTCGCTGAAGCAGGCCGGCCTCGTGGCCGAGCGCGCGGAGGGCCGCAACGTCTACTACCGCGCCGCGCCGCAAGGACTCGAGCCGCTGGTGACCTGGATGGATCATTACGGCGTCTTCTGGCGCGAGCGCTTCCAGAACCTGCGTGACCTCTTGAAGGAGATCGATCCGTGA
- a CDS encoding SRPBCC family protein, translated as MSAAELKAETKDIVIDEVFPHVAETIWKALTSAQLIARWLMPPTGFEAVEGKAFTFQTTPGGNWDGVIHCRVLEVVPNRRLVYAWKGGDERNTGYGAPLDTVVTWSLTPVEAGTRIRLVHAGFVLPRNESAYTVMSGGWKKVVRQLDEISGE; from the coding sequence GTGAGTGCTGCCGAGTTGAAAGCCGAGACCAAAGACATCGTCATCGACGAGGTGTTCCCTCACGTTGCGGAGACGATCTGGAAGGCGTTGACCAGCGCCCAGCTGATCGCGCGCTGGCTGATGCCGCCGACCGGTTTTGAAGCCGTCGAAGGCAAGGCCTTCACGTTCCAGACCACTCCGGGCGGCAACTGGGACGGCGTCATCCATTGCCGGGTTCTGGAGGTCGTGCCGAACCGGCGCCTTGTCTACGCCTGGAAGGGCGGCGATGAGCGCAACACCGGCTACGGCGCGCCGCTCGACACGGTCGTGACGTGGTCCCTCACCCCGGTCGAAGCCGGCACGCGGATCCGCCTGGTTCATGCCGGCTTCGTCCTGCCCAGAAACGAGTCGGCCTACACGGTGATGAGTGGCGGCTGGAAGAAGGTCGTCCGCCAGCTTGACGAGATCAGTGGCGAGTAA
- a CDS encoding GFA family protein produces the protein MDKPYTGGCACGAIRYSILGEPLFSNHCQCRDCQRESGSGHGSYATFARAGVTVTGEAKHWDMVGDSGNVKTRGFCARCGLPVYLTFAAMPDIFTIRAASLDEPARYKPQVVTYAARGHQWDRLDPDLPKFEGMPPG, from the coding sequence ATGGACAAGCCCTATACAGGCGGCTGCGCCTGCGGCGCGATCCGCTATTCGATTCTGGGGGAGCCCCTGTTCAGCAATCACTGCCAGTGCCGGGACTGCCAGCGGGAAAGCGGCAGCGGCCACGGCTCCTACGCGACCTTCGCGCGCGCCGGCGTCACCGTAACCGGCGAGGCGAAGCACTGGGACATGGTCGGCGACAGCGGCAACGTGAAGACGCGCGGCTTCTGCGCCCGGTGCGGCTTGCCGGTTTACCTGACCTTTGCGGCAATGCCCGACATCTTCACCATCCGCGCCGCAAGCCTCGACGAGCCCGCCCGCTACAAGCCGCAGGTGGTGACTTACGCCGCGCGCGGCCATCAATGGGATCGTCTCGATCCGGACTTGCCGAAGTTCGAAGGCATGCCGCCGGGGTAG